The following coding sequences lie in one Armatimonadota bacterium genomic window:
- a CDS encoding bifunctional 2-keto-4-hydroxyglutarate aldolase/2-keto-3-deoxy-6-phosphogluconate aldolase has translation MNKSETLSTLREVGIIPVVRATSPEEAMAVADAIRAGGIPILEITMTVPNAVDVIRAVCVRYGDEVVVGAGTVLDPETARACILAGARFVVAPSLNSATIEMCRRYSVVVVPGALTPTEVVTAWQAGADAVKVFPCSAVGGASYLKALKGPLPQIDLIPTGGVSLTTAADFIRAGAFALGVGGDLVDLAAIRAGNAGKITDAARDYVEIVRNTRGECA, from the coding sequence ATGAACAAATCGGAGACATTGAGCACGCTGCGCGAGGTCGGTATCATCCCGGTGGTGCGCGCCACGTCGCCGGAAGAAGCGATGGCCGTGGCCGACGCCATCCGCGCCGGAGGGATCCCGATCCTGGAGATTACCATGACAGTCCCGAACGCGGTCGACGTGATCCGGGCCGTGTGCGTGCGATACGGAGACGAGGTCGTAGTGGGAGCCGGTACCGTTCTGGACCCCGAAACGGCGCGCGCTTGCATCCTCGCCGGAGCGCGGTTCGTGGTGGCCCCATCGCTGAACTCTGCGACCATCGAAATGTGCCGCCGGTATTCGGTGGTGGTCGTCCCGGGAGCGTTGACTCCGACTGAGGTCGTCACTGCCTGGCAGGCCGGCGCCGACGCGGTGAAAGTCTTCCCGTGCAGCGCCGTGGGCGGCGCGTCCTATCTGAAGGCGCTCAAAGGTCCCCTCCCCCAGATCGACCTCATCCCCACGGGCGGCGTTTCGCTTACCACAGCCGCCGACTTCATTCGCGCCGGGGCGTTCGCGCTCGGTGTAGGCGGGGACCTGGTGGACCTCGCGGCGATCCGGGCCGGGAACGCAGGAAAGATCACCGACGCCGCGCGGGACTACGTCGAGATAGTTCGAAATACGCGAGGAGAGTGCGCATGA
- a CDS encoding sugar kinase: MTIKPQAECRWDLVSLGEVMLRLDPGDGRISTTRTFQCWEGGGEYNVARGLKRCFGLETAIVTALTDNPVGRLIQDLMYQGGVDQSHVGWVPYDGIGRAVRNGLNFTERGFGVRGAVGCSDRGHTAASQLKPGDIDWERIFGAEGARWFHTGGIFCGLSESTPLVAREAMECARRHGTIVSYDLNYRPSLWKGVGGQSAAQRVNRGLAPLIDVMLGNEEDFTAALGLETEGIDEAFADLDLSAFRRMIERAIREYPNFQVVATTLRAARTATLNDWGAVCYAGGEFHEAPRREGLEILDRVGGGDSFASGLIYGFLAGKGAQWAVDCGAAHGALAMTTPGDTTMATLTEVERLMKGAGARVDR, translated from the coding sequence GTGACTATCAAGCCGCAGGCTGAATGCCGCTGGGACCTGGTGAGCCTCGGCGAGGTGATGCTGCGTCTGGACCCGGGTGACGGCCGGATCAGCACAACGCGGACATTCCAGTGCTGGGAGGGCGGCGGCGAGTACAATGTGGCGCGCGGGCTCAAGCGGTGCTTCGGCCTCGAGACCGCCATCGTCACGGCCCTGACCGACAATCCGGTGGGCCGTCTGATCCAGGACCTGATGTACCAGGGCGGAGTGGACCAAAGTCACGTTGGGTGGGTGCCCTACGACGGCATCGGGCGCGCGGTCCGGAACGGGCTCAACTTCACGGAGCGCGGATTCGGCGTGCGGGGCGCGGTTGGCTGCTCGGATCGCGGGCATACCGCCGCCTCCCAGCTCAAGCCCGGCGACATCGACTGGGAGCGGATCTTCGGCGCGGAGGGCGCTCGCTGGTTCCACACGGGAGGGATCTTCTGCGGCCTTTCCGAGTCAACACCGCTTGTGGCCCGCGAAGCCATGGAGTGCGCGCGACGGCACGGGACCATCGTGTCCTATGATCTGAATTACCGTCCTTCTCTGTGGAAAGGCGTGGGAGGGCAATCGGCCGCGCAGCGCGTCAATCGCGGCCTTGCCCCGCTCATCGACGTGATGCTGGGCAACGAAGAGGACTTCACCGCTGCTCTGGGCCTGGAGACTGAAGGCATCGACGAAGCGTTCGCCGATCTCGACTTATCGGCCTTCAGGCGGATGATTGAGCGCGCCATCCGCGAGTATCCCAACTTCCAGGTTGTCGCGACCACACTTCGCGCGGCCCGCACAGCGACGCTCAACGATTGGGGCGCGGTCTGCTATGCCGGCGGGGAGTTCCACGAAGCGCCGCGACGCGAGGGCCTGGAGATCCTCGACCGGGTGGGCGGGGGCGACTCGTTCGCGAGCGGGTTGATCTATGGGTTCCTGGCGGGCAAAGGGGCCCAATGGGCCGTCGACTGTGGGGCTGCGCACGGCGCATTGGCCATGACGACGCCCGGCGACACGACGATGGCCACGCTGACCGAGGTTGAGCGCTTGATGAAGGGTGCCGGCGCCCGGGTAGACAGGTAA